One stretch of Microvirga lotononidis DNA includes these proteins:
- a CDS encoding SEL1-like repeat protein: MVDEKKPEGYDIPLSPPRSIEIRSVSEQASSVAPAGVLFEDGAAALPERSEQETSSVETRAVEQSDPLSQTAIPLTSPFNHEETQQPASLPDQRPSHDDALGTITAPGAALPPSQDASSGSPLALDGNGPASDLVNRLAEMVGILTTERQTVLERERERADAFARELARLREELGTLLSRPALPWNMTPFIPLPPTEPAQMPDLEGSLEEPTGSAPPAPMPNLTPAALPDKNSASPPSPSIGSASVQPLIDRAEALLRVRDISGARLLLERAAERGSARGTYLLAQTYDPSMLARWQVRGIMGDPERAKKLYGQSGMPASSVAAEIASTR, from the coding sequence GTGGTCGATGAGAAGAAGCCCGAGGGCTATGACATCCCATTGTCGCCACCACGGTCTATCGAGATCCGCTCTGTGTCTGAACAGGCCTCGTCGGTGGCACCTGCAGGCGTTCTCTTTGAAGACGGGGCCGCTGCGCTCCCGGAAAGATCGGAGCAGGAAACGTCATCTGTCGAGACACGTGCAGTGGAGCAATCTGATCCGCTGTCGCAAACCGCCATCCCTCTCACTAGTCCATTCAATCACGAGGAGACACAGCAGCCAGCATCCTTGCCGGATCAACGGCCTTCACATGACGATGCCTTGGGAACCATAACCGCACCGGGGGCGGCCCTTCCTCCGTCGCAGGATGCCAGTTCCGGCTCCCCTCTCGCTCTCGATGGGAACGGCCCTGCGTCGGACCTCGTCAATCGGCTGGCGGAAATGGTCGGGATCCTCACCACGGAGCGCCAGACCGTCCTGGAGCGGGAGCGGGAGCGCGCTGACGCGTTCGCCCGCGAACTCGCCCGCCTGCGTGAAGAACTTGGCACGCTGCTTTCCCGGCCGGCGCTTCCATGGAATATGACGCCCTTCATTCCTCTACCGCCAACCGAACCCGCGCAAATGCCTGACTTGGAAGGCTCTCTTGAGGAGCCAACGGGTTCAGCGCCCCCTGCGCCGATGCCCAATCTCACTCCAGCAGCCTTACCCGACAAAAACTCTGCAAGCCCTCCATCACCATCAATCGGTTCTGCCAGCGTGCAGCCCCTGATCGACCGGGCTGAGGCGCTTCTACGGGTTCGTGACATCAGCGGCGCCCGCCTCCTGTTGGAGCGTGCCGCGGAACGCGGGAGCGCACGCGGAACCTATCTCTTGGCGCAGACATACGATCCAAGCATGCTTGCACGCTGGCAGGTGCGGGGCATCATGGGCGACCCTGAAAGGGCGAAGAAGCTCTATGGTCAGAGCGGAATGCCTGCATCCAGCGTCGCTGCTGAAATAGCTTCAACACGCTGA
- a CDS encoding response regulator transcription factor, protein MDTTPEPTENPGVMILDVRSLRRAGLSSLLKAWAQSCGLTLMSSDLSDYDVVENCKMFVLSIGSSTLEDPIFVQKIKALQAQQPEAVFVALSDQDDPDEILRAFQIGFRGFIPTCLEPEIVFQVLTFLIKGGSFFPPAILQRFLSHSNIMLNGSGSHKNEACADEARSAHGLTVRQQEVLELLRHGVSNKVIGRQLHMTEATVKVHVRQIMRKLGASNRTQAAVIISKDTSSVTSLGLD, encoded by the coding sequence ATGGATACCACACCTGAGCCTACTGAAAATCCAGGGGTCATGATCCTCGATGTAAGGAGTCTCAGGCGGGCTGGACTTTCGAGTCTTCTGAAGGCATGGGCCCAGTCGTGTGGATTGACATTGATGTCGTCCGATCTTTCCGACTACGACGTAGTAGAAAATTGCAAAATGTTCGTGCTGAGTATCGGTAGCAGTACACTGGAGGATCCAATTTTCGTGCAGAAGATCAAAGCCCTCCAGGCTCAGCAACCGGAAGCTGTCTTTGTGGCTCTCTCCGATCAAGATGACCCGGATGAAATACTGCGCGCTTTCCAGATCGGATTTCGCGGCTTCATCCCTACATGCCTCGAGCCCGAAATCGTCTTTCAGGTGCTCACATTCCTCATCAAGGGAGGATCATTCTTTCCGCCGGCTATCCTCCAGCGCTTCCTATCGCATTCCAACATCATGCTCAACGGTTCAGGGAGCCATAAGAACGAAGCATGTGCTGACGAAGCTAGATCAGCGCATGGCCTGACAGTGCGCCAGCAGGAGGTGCTTGAACTTCTGCGGCACGGCGTCTCGAACAAGGTCATCGGTCGGCAACTCCACATGACCGAGGCCACCGTGAAAGTGCATGTCCGGCAGATCATGAGGAAGCTCGGTGCGTCGAACCGGACACAGGCCGCTGTCATAATCTCGAAGGATACGTCGAGCGTGACCTCATTGGGTCTCGACTAG